ctgcggtcatccccctcttcaaagggggtgacactctagacccaaactgttatagacctatatccatcctgccctgcctttctaaagtcttcgaaagccaagtcaataaacagatcactgaccatttcgaatcccaccgtgccttctccgctgtgcaatccagtttctgagctggtcacgggtgcacctcagccacgctcaaggtactaaatgatatcataaccgccatcgataaaagacactactgtgcagccatcttcatcgacctggccaaggctttcgactctgtcaatcaccgtattcttatcggcagactcaatagccttggtttctcaaatgactacctcgcctggttcaccaactacttcgcagaccgagttcagtgtgtcaaatcggagggcctgttgtccggacctctggcagtctgtatgggggtgccacagggttcaattctcgggccgactcttttctctgtatatatcaacgatgctgctcttgctgtgggtgattccctgatccacctctacgcagacgaccccattctgtatacatctggcccttctttggacactgttaactaacctccaaatgagcttcaatgccatacaacactccttccgtggcctccaactgctcttaaacgctagtaaaaccaaatgcatgcttttcaaccgttcgctgcccacaTCTGCCCCCCTGACTAGCAttgctactctggacggttctgacctagaatacgtggccaactacaaatacctaggtgtctggctagactgtaaactctccttccagactcatatcaaacatctccaatccaaaatcaaatttAGAATTGGcgttctatttcgcaacaaagcttccttcactcacggcgccaaacttaccctaataaaactgactatcctaccgatcctcgactttggcgatgtcatctacaaaatagctttcaATACTCtattcagcaaattggatgtagtctatcacagtgccatccgttttgttaccaaagccacttataccacccaccactgcgacctgtatgctctagtcggctggccctcgctacatattcgtcgccagacccactggctccaggtcatctataagtcgatgctaggtaaagctccgccttatctcagctcactggtcacgataacaacacccacccgtagcacgcgctccagcaggtatatttcactggtcatccccaaagccaacacctcatttggccgcctttcctttcagttctctgctgccagtgagtagaacgaattacaaaaatcgCTGAGGCTGGAGACttctatttccctcactaactttaaacatcagctatctgagcagctaaccgatcgctgcagctgtaaatagcacacctaatctacctacctcatccccatattgttttatttactttgctgctcttttgcacaccagtatcactacttacacaccatcttctcatcatcatctgctcatctatcactccagtgttaatctgctaaattgtaattactttgctactatggcctatttattgccttacctcctcatgccatttgcacacactgtatatagacttttttttttttttattgtgttattgactgtacgcttgtttattccatgtgtaaatctgtgttgttgtatgtgtcacactgctatgctttatcttggccaggttgcagttgtaaatgagaacttattctcaactagcctacctggttaaataaaggtgaaataaataaaacaagttTAAAAAAGAGGATGACGACCACTTTAtaggtccctctgtccctctctgtccctcccaccctccctctctcccctccccctcctcttctttacTCACCCACAGAGGATGAAGAGGATGCACATGAGCCAGGCGTAGGCTCCGACTTTATAGGTGACGTTAGTCATCACCTGTTGTTGACAGGAAGTACAGGTGGTCATGCCCTCTGAACGGCCCAGTTCTGTCTCATAACTCACAAACTTCTGAGTAGgagctccaccacctcctccaatACCACCTCCTCCAATACCACCTCCTCCAATACCACCTCCTCCAATACCACCTCCTCCAATACCACCTCCTCCACTGGTGTACactaggggaagagagagagagagagaaagaggacaagttATATTTTGTCTGGCTCCAACACTGCTGGTATAGAGGGGAACAAGGGAGAGAAAGATGGTATAATGGGTAGAGACAAGCGAGAGACTTATGCTGCCTTCAAAATGCCTCCCTTGGAACCTGGGAATTTACCAGTTATAAATACGCCATGATTGTGTTCAAGTTTCTTTTGAAGTCAGAACAATTCTTCAACCAATGAGATTTAATTTTAGCTAGCTTGATGAGCTAGCTGATGTTGCTACAGTTCTGGTGTTGTGTGCTTGCGTACAGTATAAATTAGGCTTAAGACAGGAAGTGCTTACCTGGCTTgccctgagactgagactgagacataGAGTAGTTATCGGAGGGGATGGTGGAGGAAGGAGGGTTGAAGGGGGTATGGACATGATATACCTTCACCCCATCATCAACTTGTCCTTCAattggaagagagagggagacagagggaggagagggagagagggagggggaagatggGGAGGAGGAAAAGAAGGAGAGAGTTGCGGGGGGGTTGATAGAGAGttaggaaaagagaaagagagaggttgatTAGATAGCTCCAATAAGTAAAATAAACTGAGTACAATCTATAGCAAGTGACACCTGGAACTTATGATACACAGGTACAGTACAGTTACAACCTGGGACGTAACCTATATGATACACAGGTACAGTATAGTTACAACCTGGGACGTAACCTATATGATACACAGGTACAGTTACAACCTGGGACGTAACCTATATGATACACAGGTACAGTATAGTTACAACCTGGGACGTAACCTATATGATACACAGGTACAGTTACAACCAGGTACGTAACCTATATGATACACAGGTACAGTATAGTTACAACCTGGGACGTAACCTATATGATACACAGGTACAGTATAGTTACAACCTGGTACGTAACCTATATGATACACAGGTACAGTATAGTTACAACCTGGGACGTAACCTATATGATACACAGGTACAGTATAGTTACAACCTGGGACGTAACCTATATGATACACAGGTACAGTATAGTTACAACCTGGTACGTAACCTATATGATACACAGGTACAGTATAGTTACAACCTGGGACGTAACCTATATGATACACAGGTACAGTTACAACCAGGTACGTAACCTATATGATACACAGGTACAGTATAGTTACAACCTGGGACGTAACCTATATGATACACAGGTACAGTATAGTTACAACCTGGTACGTAACCTATATGATACACAGGTACAGTATAGTTACAACCTGGGACGTAACCTATATGATACACAGGTACAGTATAGTTACAACCTGGGACGTAACCTATATGATACACAGGTACAGTATAGTTACAACCTGGTACGTAACCTATATGATACACAGGTACAGTATAGTTACAACCTGGGACGTAACCTATATGATACACAGGTACAGTATAGTTACAACCTGGTACGTAACCTATATGATACACAGGTACAGTATAGTTACAACCTGGGATGTAACCTATATGATACACAGGTACAGTTACAACCTGGTACGTAACCTATATGATACACAGGTACAGTATAGTTACAACCTGGGACGTAACCTATATGATACACAGGTACAGTATAGTTACAACCTGGGATGTAACCTATATGATACACAGGTACAGTATAGTTACAACCTGGGACGTAACCTATATGATACACAGGTACAGTTACAACCTGGTACGTAACCTATATGATACACAGGTACAGTATAGTTACAACCTGGGACGTAACCTATATGATACACAGGTACAGTATAGTTACAACCTGGTACGTAACCTATATGATACACAGGTACAGTATAGTTACAACCTGGTACGTAACCTATATGATACACAGGTACAGTATAGTTACAACCTGGGACGTAACCTATATGATACACAGGTACAGTATAGTTACAACCTGGTACGTAACCTATGTGATACACAGGTACAGTTACAACCTGGGACGTAACCTATATGATACACAGGTACAGTAGAGCTACAACCTGGGACGTAACCTATATGATACACAGGTACAGTATAGTTACAACCTGGTACGTAACCTATATGATACACAGGTACAGTATAGTTACAACCTGGGACGTAACCTATATGATACACAGGTACAGTATAGTTACAACCTGGTACGTAACCTATATGATACACAGGTACAGTATAGTTACAACCTGGGACGTAACCTATATGATACACAGGTACAGTATAGTTACAACCTGGGACGTAACCTATATGATACACAGGTACAGTATAGTTACAACCTGGTACGTAACCTATATGAtacacatgtacagtacagttaCAACCTGGTACGTAACCTATATGATACACAGGTACAGTATAGTTACAACCTGGTACGTAACCTATATGATACACAGGTACAGCATAGTTACAACCTGGTACGTAACCTATATGATACACAGGTACAGTATAGTTACAACCTGGGACGTAACCTATATGATACACAGGTACAGCATAGTTACAACCTGGTACGTAACCTATATGATACACAGGTACAGTATAGTTACAACCTGGGATGTAACCTATATGATACACAGGTACAGTATAGTTACAACCTGGTACGTAACCTATATGATACACAGGTACAGTATAGTTACAACCTGGTACGTAACCTATATGATACACAGGTACAGTTACAACCTGGTACGTAACCTATATGATACACAGGTACAGTATCGTTACAACCTGGGACGTAACCTATATGATACACAGGTACAGT
Above is a window of Salmo salar chromosome ssa03, Ssal_v3.1, whole genome shotgun sequence DNA encoding:
- the LOC106591175 gene encoding cell death-inducing p53-target protein 1 encodes the protein MSVNGKEPPPYNIPGQVDDGVKVYHVHTPFNPPSSTIPSDNYSMSQSQSQGKPVYTSGGGGIGGGGIGGGGIGGGGIGGGGIGGGGGAPTQKFVSYETELGRSEGMTTCTSCQQQVMTNVTYKVGAYAWLMCILFILCGLVVGCCLIPFFMKHFKDAYHSCPRCNRILHVDKKRCC